CTTCCGGTGCAGGAAGGCCCTGAGCGACCGTTTTCTGAGCAGTGAGCGGAGTGCCGATGATCTTAATACCCCGTTGCTGAAATGCCTTCACCCCTCCGATTCGGTCTTCGTGGGCGTGAGTCACAATGCAGAGTACTACTTTTTGTTTCAATTTTTGTTCAATCTGCGCCAGTAATTTTTCCGTCTGCTCCAACCCCCAACCGGTATCCACCAGAACAATTCCTACCGATGTACTGACAATCAGTCCGTTGGAAGGAAACGGATTGTTTTGGATGAGTTGATAGGTCGTATGTACATAATGGTTGGGTACCAACGAAGTGATCTCAACGGGAAGCTCTTGGCAAAAGGTCTGAAAATGAACGAAAAAAAAGAAGAGAAGAGCGGAAACGGGGTTTTTCATAGGGCTTAAAATGGATAAATGTAAGGTAAAGATACAAAATAGTTGAGCCTCTGCCTTCAAAATCCTACCTTTGCACCGTGTTTACTCCGTAATAGTGTAAAACCAACCAATCACCAGTCACTAATCACCAACCGCGCGGGCGGCCCCGCACAACTCCCCCACTCGTGGAACACGTCGAACAACTACCAACCGTCGAAACTGCTAAAAAATTAGGTATTCTTCCCGAAGAATTTGAACAAATCAAGCAGATATTAGGTCGCACACCTAATTTCACCGAGCTGAGTATTTTCTCGGTCATGTGGTCAGAGCATTGCTCCTATAAAAACTCCATTGTTTGGCTCAAAACACTCCCGCGCGATTCGGACCGTATGCTTGCGAAAGCCGGCGAAGAGAATGCCGGACTCGTAGACATCGGCGATGGATTGGCCTGCAGTTTTAAGATCGAATCTCATAATCACCCGTCGGCATTGGAACCTTACCAGGGCGCGGCCACGGGAGTAGGCGGTATCAACCGCGATATTTTTACGATGGGTGCCCGGCCCATTGCACAGCTTAACTCATTGCGTTTCGGCGATCCTAAATTGGCCAAGACCAAGTGGTTAGTGAAAGGGGTCGTCAAAGG
Above is a window of Runella slithyformis DSM 19594 DNA encoding:
- the bla gene encoding subclass B1 metallo-beta-lactamase codes for the protein MKNPVSALLFFFFVHFQTFCQELPVEITSLVPNHYVHTTYQLIQNNPFPSNGLIVSTSVGIVLVDTGWGLEQTEKLLAQIEQKLKQKVVLCIVTHAHEDRIGGVKAFQQRGIKIIGTPLTAQKTVAQGLPAPEGILPQDTTFRVGDTTIQTYFPGAGHTDDNIVIYFPNSKVLVGGCLIKSYVAMGIGNIADANLKTWKQSVNNVRNKFPNAEFVIPGHEKWDNLTSFSRTIELVEQNSKK